A genomic window from Maridesulfovibrio sp. includes:
- the lpxD gene encoding UDP-3-O-(3-hydroxymyristoyl)glucosamine N-acyltransferase codes for MLLSELGGLIGLKMAGKDKEITGLNTLELAGPSELSFLANAKYEAALKTTKAAAIVLEEKYADQVESALISENPYMDLAKAMHVFSRPQGCVDGIHELAFIHPDAQVDESATVYPFAFIGKGAKVGPNCKVFSGTYVGEDVVIGPGCIIYPNCSIMAGTVIGTGVIIQPGSVIGGDGFGYAQVSGKHMKIPQIGTVELQDQVEVGANTCIDRAALDVTRIGAGTKIDNLVQIAHNVTTGEDCLVISQSGVAGSTKLGNSVILAAQAGLVDNIKIGDGAMIGAQAGVTNDVPAGFMGAGSPLLEKGNFLRSSIYHRKLPDMAKKMSALEKRIKALEAELSKED; via the coding sequence ATGCTTCTCTCAGAACTAGGCGGCCTTATCGGCCTGAAGATGGCGGGCAAGGACAAGGAAATTACGGGTCTTAATACACTCGAACTGGCCGGTCCTTCAGAACTGTCCTTTTTGGCGAATGCTAAATATGAAGCTGCGCTGAAGACTACTAAAGCTGCAGCTATTGTGCTTGAAGAAAAATATGCAGATCAGGTTGAGTCCGCTCTAATCAGCGAGAATCCCTACATGGATCTTGCCAAAGCCATGCATGTTTTTTCCCGCCCTCAGGGGTGCGTGGATGGAATTCATGAGCTGGCCTTTATTCATCCTGATGCACAAGTTGACGAGAGCGCTACTGTTTATCCTTTTGCTTTTATCGGCAAGGGGGCAAAGGTCGGTCCTAACTGTAAAGTCTTTTCCGGTACTTATGTTGGTGAAGATGTTGTTATCGGACCGGGATGCATAATTTATCCGAATTGTTCGATCATGGCCGGGACTGTTATCGGTACCGGAGTCATCATTCAGCCCGGTTCAGTTATCGGCGGTGATGGTTTTGGGTATGCTCAGGTTTCCGGCAAGCATATGAAGATCCCTCAGATCGGTACTGTCGAGTTGCAGGATCAGGTTGAAGTAGGTGCAAATACCTGTATCGACCGCGCTGCCCTTGACGTAACCAGAATCGGTGCCGGAACTAAAATAGACAACCTTGTCCAGATTGCTCATAACGTAACCACAGGCGAAGATTGTCTTGTTATCTCCCAGTCCGGAGTTGCAGGCAGCACCAAGCTCGGTAATTCCGTAATTCTTGCTGCTCAAGCCGGACTTGTGGATAATATAAAAATCGGAGATGGCGCCATGATCGGTGCCCAGGCCGGGGTGACAAACGATGTCCCTGCCGGATTTATGGGCGCAGGTTCCCCGCTTCTGGAAAAAGGTAATTTTTTAAGATCATCCATATATCATAGAAAAT
- a CDS encoding OmpH family outer membrane protein, which yields MRKILFAVLVLVFAFQSSAFAAPQKIAVASMAKLIKDSEVGQDAQKKMEKRFETAKKQLETKQHELETLKQELQKQALVLSLEAKQDKELEFKRKVRDYQDLAQATQRKMQMEEKKVATPVIDLLKKIVTDYGKKNGYTAIYDKKTSGFLYVDDSIDITNQLLLEMNRAFRAGKK from the coding sequence ATGCGTAAAATTCTTTTTGCAGTATTGGTTCTGGTTTTTGCTTTTCAGAGTTCTGCCTTCGCCGCACCCCAGAAAATTGCGGTAGCATCCATGGCTAAACTGATAAAAGACTCTGAGGTAGGTCAGGACGCCCAGAAGAAAATGGAGAAGAGATTCGAAACTGCAAAAAAACAGCTTGAAACCAAACAGCATGAACTTGAAACCCTCAAGCAGGAACTGCAGAAGCAGGCTCTCGTTCTTTCTCTCGAAGCAAAGCAGGATAAAGAACTTGAGTTCAAACGCAAGGTAAGAGATTATCAGGACCTTGCTCAGGCAACTCAGCGCAAAATGCAGATGGAAGAAAAAAAGGTAGCAACACCTGTCATCGATCTGCTCAAAAAAATCGTTACCGATTATGGTAAGAAAAATGGTTACACTGCGATCTACGACAAGAAAACATCCGGTTTTCTGTACGTGGATGACAGCATTGATATCACAAACCAGCTGCTGCTTGAAATGAACCGCGCATTCAGAGCAGGCAAGAAGTAA